The following are encoded together in the Oceanobacillus zhaokaii genome:
- a CDS encoding MFS transporter, producing MNQTKLWTKDFIIVSLINFLLTLVFYLLVVTIAAFAIGEYGATVSQSGLVSGIFIIGALIGRFVCGSIIEIIGRKRLLIMGAVLFILMTALYFVHLSIGLLIVLRLLHGITHGMASTAAGTVVAQIIPGPRKAEGISYYSMSTTLATALGPFIGLFMLHHTTFPVIFMLCLILAVISFIISIILKVPAVINDTPVQQKEEKPGISIKSFIEPKAVPIGIIILLLGFGYSSVLTYINFYATEINLVTAASFFFLVYSIIALVSRPFSGPLMDKKGANLIMYPAFILYAISMFMLSTASSSWVLLLAGAIMGLGYGNMQSATQAIAIKEATPARMGLATSTYFIFYDAGLGLSPYILGYITPYTGYGNMYAIMAAVILVTGVLYFFLHGLRETKRQRLAH from the coding sequence ATGAATCAAACAAAATTATGGACGAAGGATTTTATTATTGTCTCACTTATTAATTTCCTTCTTACATTAGTTTTCTACTTACTCGTTGTAACTATCGCAGCATTCGCGATTGGTGAATATGGTGCAACGGTTAGTCAATCTGGGCTTGTCAGTGGAATTTTCATCATCGGTGCACTGATCGGCCGCTTCGTCTGCGGCAGTATTATCGAGATAATCGGACGCAAGAGGCTATTAATTATGGGCGCGGTTTTATTTATTTTAATGACAGCATTATACTTCGTGCATCTTAGCATCGGTTTATTAATTGTATTGCGTCTGCTTCACGGAATCACACATGGAATGGCAAGTACAGCTGCCGGTACAGTTGTTGCACAAATAATTCCTGGACCTCGTAAAGCAGAAGGGATCAGCTATTATAGTATGAGTACAACGCTCGCTACAGCGCTTGGACCATTTATCGGTTTATTTATGCTGCACCATACAACCTTCCCAGTTATCTTTATGTTATGCCTTATTCTCGCTGTTATTAGCTTTATTATCAGTATCATATTAAAAGTGCCTGCAGTTATTAACGATACACCTGTACAACAGAAAGAAGAAAAACCAGGCATCTCGATTAAAAGCTTTATCGAACCAAAAGCAGTACCAATTGGAATAATCATCTTACTTCTAGGCTTTGGTTATTCAAGTGTATTAACTTACATTAATTTTTACGCTACAGAAATTAATCTCGTAACAGCCGCAAGCTTCTTCTTCCTTGTATATTCCATTATAGCGCTTGTTTCACGTCCATTCTCTGGACCATTAATGGATAAGAAAGGCGCCAATTTGATTATGTATCCAGCATTCATTTTATATGCGATAAGCATGTTTATGTTAAGTACAGCAAGCAGTAGCTGGGTGCTTCTTCTTGCCGGTGCTATTATGGGACTGGGTTATGGCAACATGCAATCCGCCACACAAGCAATCGCTATTAAAGAAGCAACACCTGCACGAATGGGACTCGCAACGTCCACATACTTTATCTTTTACGATGCAGGACTTGGACTGTCACCATATATACTTGGCTACATTACGCCATATACAGGTTATGGGAATATGTATGCCATTATGGCCGCTGTCATTCTTGTCACTGGCGTCCTTTATTTCTTCCTTCATGGCTTAAGAGAAACAAAGCGTCAGAGATTAGCCCATTAA
- a CDS encoding response regulator, with protein MQPFRILIVDDHVHAREGIREILEEHEDFLIIGEGKNGEEAIKLTEELMPDIILMDIQMPVMDGLEATKRIKLKFPYVKIVMITVSDDITDLFDALKKGAQGYLLKNIQSDVWCDHLRAFALDEVPMSKEIAFQILKEFPQSKAITKKNTPLSNRELEVLQLVAKGLSNREISDTLFISEHTVKSHLKNILSKLHLDNRVQLTSYAFQQGLMN; from the coding sequence ATGCAACCATTTCGGATACTAATTGTTGATGATCACGTTCATGCAAGAGAAGGAATTCGAGAAATCCTGGAAGAACACGAAGACTTTCTGATTATTGGTGAAGGGAAGAATGGAGAAGAAGCGATTAAACTTACGGAAGAATTAATGCCGGATATTATTCTGATGGACATTCAAATGCCAGTAATGGACGGACTAGAGGCTACGAAAAGAATTAAACTCAAATTCCCTTACGTAAAAATTGTGATGATTACGGTATCTGATGATATCACAGATTTATTTGATGCATTAAAGAAAGGGGCTCAAGGCTATTTATTAAAAAATATTCAGTCGGATGTATGGTGTGATCATTTAAGAGCCTTTGCTTTAGATGAAGTCCCTATGTCCAAAGAAATTGCCTTTCAAATCTTAAAGGAATTCCCTCAAAGTAAAGCAATCACGAAAAAGAATACCCCTTTATCCAACCGAGAATTAGAAGTGCTGCAATTGGTAGCGAAAGGTTTGTCAAATAGAGAAATCTCGGATACCCTGTTTATTTCGGAACATACGGTAAAAAGTCATCTAAAAAACATCTTAAGTAAACTTCATTTAGATAATCGGGTGCAGCTGACAAGCTATGCTTTTCAGCAAGGATTGATGAATTAG
- a CDS encoding copper resistance D family protein, whose amino-acid sequence MDILVMISQALLYVCFAVLAGSFILLLVPSNFRPDIKIPKYFLFISAITLPVFAFFPVLDIILFIAPRLGLIESFNIVLTTYTVGTAWVFTLIGSVLLVLLITLARPNEKGTFAFLGILLTFGLILTVAWSSHAGVMDPITGIISDFFHLTAVSIWVGILLIIGWCATNHNNWLPFLNWFRIVAISCLIITALSGLFLMNVLVDGYTDSWMVSYGQGLLIKHLFLLPLIFYALVNSLIVKYKISKNAKFNPIPLIRVEGLILLAIFTITAIFSQQSPPHGNYLTNVAVSPLFRLFHDGIIDPGSTIGFVVNVNIVIFFFLAIVFIGLMTLSIYKKASIIITFLFSCLFVMSIYFMFMISVVIR is encoded by the coding sequence ATGGACATATTAGTAATGATTAGTCAGGCACTTTTATATGTATGCTTTGCGGTCTTAGCAGGAAGTTTTATCCTTCTGCTTGTCCCAAGCAACTTTCGGCCTGATATCAAAATTCCAAAGTATTTCTTATTTATTAGTGCCATCACTCTGCCAGTTTTCGCATTTTTTCCCGTACTTGATATTATATTATTTATTGCTCCACGCTTAGGTTTAATTGAATCATTCAACATTGTTCTGACAACCTATACTGTTGGGACCGCATGGGTTTTTACCCTTATTGGTTCTGTTTTGTTAGTACTATTAATCACCTTGGCGAGGCCTAATGAAAAGGGCACCTTTGCTTTTTTAGGGATATTACTGACATTTGGGTTGATTTTAACAGTTGCTTGGTCAAGCCATGCGGGCGTAATGGATCCAATCACAGGGATTATTAGCGACTTTTTCCATTTAACAGCGGTTAGTATTTGGGTTGGTATTCTGCTTATTATTGGCTGGTGTGCGACCAATCATAATAATTGGCTTCCATTTTTAAATTGGTTTAGGATAGTCGCGATCAGTTGTTTAATAATAACTGCTCTCAGTGGTCTATTCTTAATGAATGTATTAGTGGATGGCTATACCGATTCTTGGATGGTTTCTTATGGGCAAGGGCTATTAATAAAACATTTATTCCTGCTGCCACTTATTTTTTATGCATTGGTGAATAGTTTAATTGTAAAATATAAAATATCAAAAAACGCTAAATTCAATCCGATTCCTTTGATTCGTGTTGAAGGTTTGATTTTACTAGCTATTTTTACAATTACAGCTATTTTTTCACAACAATCTCCACCTCACGGAAATTATTTAACGAATGTTGCAGTGTCACCTTTATTCCGTCTATTTCACGATGGCATTATCGATCCTGGCAGTACAATTGGCTTTGTTGTGAACGTAAATATAGTAATTTTCTTTTTCCTGGCCATTGTATTTATAGGATTAATGACATTATCGATTTACAAAAAAGCATCGATTATTATTACTTTTCTTTTTAGTTGTTTATTTGTGATGAGTATATACTTCATGTTTATGATATCGGTAGTAATTCGCTAA
- a CDS encoding SRPBCC family protein, whose product METGKRETITVETIIHAPVEKVWHYWTKPQHITQWYKASDDWHAPNAENDLRVGGKFLTRMEAKDGSFGFDFAGVYDEVKLDELISYKLGDGRKVEITFIGQESDTKVVETFEAEDTNSIEMQQAGWQAILDNFKKYSETAQEG is encoded by the coding sequence ATGGAAACAGGTAAGAGAGAAACAATAACGGTAGAGACAATTATTCATGCACCAGTTGAAAAAGTGTGGCATTATTGGACGAAGCCACAGCACATCACACAATGGTACAAAGCCTCTGACGACTGGCATGCACCGAATGCTGAGAATGATTTAAGAGTGGGCGGCAAATTCCTTACGCGAATGGAAGCGAAAGACGGCAGTTTTGGATTTGATTTTGCTGGCGTTTATGATGAAGTGAAGCTAGATGAGCTTATTTCTTATAAGCTAGGGGACGGAAGAAAGGTTGAAATTACATTTATTGGTCAAGAAAGCGACACAAAGGTAGTAGAGACCTTCGAAGCTGAAGACACGAATTCGATTGAGATGCAGCAGGCAGGGTGGCAAGCGATACTTGATAATTTTAAAAAGTATAGTGAAACTGCCCAAGAAGGCTAG
- a CDS encoding MarR family winged helix-turn-helix transcriptional regulator has translation MEGYIQRFLTLYRPMITRLNELLDSYDITYSLWIVMYHLKHRGASTLVEIASHYEVEKPTITRRVQKVMELGLVEQISGKDKREKIIQLTDLGFSIYDNVRKDITALEFRIMDNIPEHERKIAYEIFPKIYNNLKQERDLL, from the coding sequence TTGGAAGGTTATATCCAACGCTTTTTAACTTTATACAGACCGATGATTACGAGGTTAAATGAGCTTCTGGACTCATACGACATCACATATTCACTATGGATTGTCATGTACCATTTGAAGCATCGCGGTGCTTCTACATTGGTCGAAATTGCATCTCATTATGAGGTGGAAAAACCAACTATTACAAGACGTGTTCAGAAAGTAATGGAACTTGGACTCGTTGAGCAAATTTCAGGTAAAGATAAACGGGAGAAAATCATTCAATTAACGGATTTAGGCTTCAGCATCTATGACAATGTACGGAAAGACATCACAGCGCTTGAATTCCGGATTATGGATAATATTCCAGAGCATGAGCGTAAAATTGCTTATGAAATTTTCCCGAAAATATATAATAATCTCAAGCAAGAAAGGGATCTTCTATAA
- a CDS encoding pullulanase: MRKNVGRRFTALTMIFMMLLSVTLPFVPIQKLHADSSAENRTVRLTYEREDRNYDGWDVWVWNTGVQDDNIDFTQFDNGLATAFIEVAPTTKEIGFIVRKKDWGDREPNGQHIDRFIQINQQEKVTKSSVRQGNEDIQIVPEIPKAQINNGNAAFYYRDSDLYLNDAMDRLEKVELKVAGDTFEMAYDEANERYEYVYADFPEGTYNYSFLITKDGQTEDVTDPYYDESVIENLLVDMTVSATVAPESINYNENAVLTLNIENEAGAGIREIFADTSSLGGPEKLKIDPELNKVTIAVKEDVPAGVKEIPLTIVDEYGNAHHGTTTVEVKTREFAEGEDFDWDEAVIYFLLTDRFFDGDESNNDPYSLNYDMSKPGAYHGGDLEGITKKLDYLDNLGVNTIWISPIVENIKYDVRYNSQDAHPDQPFYGYHGYWGSDFENLNPHFGDIEDLHELIDEAAARDMKIMVDVVLNHAGYGLKEVDGEIPEAEQPSGYPTDEERSVYNPLLRQGSDVGSDEVTGELAGLPDFITENPEVREQVVDWQKDWIEKSRTEKGNAISYFRVDTVKHVDHTTWKAFKNAVTSEDPSFKMIGEAWGASQYGDFDFLQTGEMDSLLDFEFKNIAMEFVNGNVEDANQLLESRNSGLSNTATLGQFLGSHDEDGFLYSVGKDEGKLKAAATLQLTAKGQPVIYYGEELGLSGANNYPIQDNRYNMDFELAKDNAILAHYEKVLDFREEFSETLSRGSRDDIAGSDAEQFLLVERTHKEDSVYVGLNVSSDEKEVTLAVDSKETVLTDHYSGNVYRADSDQTITITLPSLAAGGTALLTAANGTIIGGGNQEGEEIPEDTLRVHYERPDNDFTGLGLWFWGDVETPSEQKGSWPNGASPFTDNPLTDYGAYVDIKLTEAAKTVGMLINNSNGSNVTPDISVDILSPEMNEIWLSEDGHVSLYEPADLDPNKLRINYLSEDGVYEPWGVWTWGDVAEPSANWPMGAHAFSNKQVGKYGGYVDVDLAGHAEEIGFLLVERKGGGNQTGNMSFSEFETHNQIFLKEGDETVYTNPYYVFEEGIKYGELVALDQIDLTFTSTADFSEQELCEGIDLKDKDGNEVKISSVTKNEDAKTVHLKGSFDVELAPYLATFMNQSVQVNKSYKLTDELFRYDGDDLGATLNKNKSATLKVWSPSADNVSVILYDKKDQDKVVGAPIPMSKDDRGVWEVTLNKGNTGVPNLTGYYYHYEIERDGKKVLALDPYAKSMATWNVDVADEIPVGKAAIVDPSKIGPTLRYADIEGFEEREDAIIYEAHVRDFTSDPSIADDLKSDFGTFAAFIEKLDYLEELGVTHIQLLPVMNYYNVNEFDRERLIDYSSSDNNYNWGYDPHSYFSLTGMYSEDPDDAEERIKEFKFLIKEIHKRDMGVVLDVVYNHTAKVDIFENLEPNYYHFMDADGTPRESFGGGRLGTTHGMARKVLVDSITYWVDEFKVDGFRFDMMGDHDAETIQIAYDKAKELNPNIIMVGEGWRTYAGDENGGDVMPADQDWMQHTDSVASFSDEIRNELKSGFGSEGEPRFLTGGARNIEQIFDNVTANPHNFLADDPGDVLSYIAAHDNLTLHDVIAQSIKKDPKVHEEEIHKRIRLGNTIVLTSQGTAFLHSGQEYGRTKQFRHEDYKEPVANPPYKSTFMADLEGNPFEYPYFIHDSYDSTDAVNKFDWEKATNAKDYPVQTETKDYTEGLIELRRSTDAFTLDTREEVNTNVTLIEAPEIQEQDLIIGYRAEAPQGDEAYYVFINADDKERTLTLTDYNLSDGKIIVDSDESGIKEVRDPSGFELTQEGITIDALTTVIVKEGGKKKPGKGKKR, translated from the coding sequence ATGCGCAAAAATGTAGGCCGTCGTTTTACTGCACTAACCATGATCTTCATGATGCTATTAAGTGTCACACTGCCGTTTGTTCCAATTCAGAAGTTACATGCAGATTCGAGTGCCGAAAACCGCACTGTTCGTCTGACATATGAACGGGAGGATAGGAATTATGATGGCTGGGATGTTTGGGTTTGGAATACGGGAGTCCAGGACGATAATATTGACTTTACGCAGTTTGATAATGGACTAGCTACTGCTTTTATTGAGGTAGCCCCAACCACAAAGGAAATAGGATTTATTGTTCGAAAGAAAGATTGGGGAGATCGTGAACCAAATGGGCAGCATATTGATCGGTTCATCCAGATTAATCAGCAGGAAAAAGTCACCAAATCATCTGTCCGGCAGGGGAATGAGGATATTCAGATCGTTCCTGAAATTCCAAAGGCACAGATTAACAATGGGAACGCAGCTTTCTATTATCGTGATTCTGATTTGTATCTGAATGATGCGATGGATAGATTAGAAAAGGTGGAACTAAAGGTTGCAGGCGATACATTTGAGATGGCGTATGATGAAGCAAATGAACGCTATGAATATGTGTATGCGGATTTTCCAGAAGGCACCTATAATTATTCATTTTTGATTACGAAAGACGGCCAAACGGAAGATGTAACCGATCCGTATTATGACGAGTCTGTTATAGAGAATCTGCTTGTGGATATGACTGTATCTGCGACGGTAGCTCCTGAGAGCATTAATTATAACGAAAATGCAGTTCTTACACTGAATATCGAAAATGAGGCAGGTGCTGGCATTCGGGAAATTTTTGCTGATACATCATCACTAGGTGGACCAGAAAAATTAAAAATTGATCCTGAACTAAATAAAGTGACAATCGCAGTCAAAGAAGATGTACCTGCCGGCGTAAAGGAAATCCCGCTAACCATCGTCGATGAATACGGAAACGCACATCACGGGACAACAACGGTTGAAGTAAAGACACGTGAGTTTGCTGAGGGAGAAGACTTTGACTGGGACGAAGCAGTTATTTACTTTCTTTTAACCGACAGATTTTTTGACGGGGATGAATCGAATAATGATCCTTATAGTTTAAATTATGATATGAGCAAGCCGGGAGCATACCACGGTGGAGATTTAGAAGGGATCACCAAAAAGCTAGATTATCTCGATAACCTTGGAGTCAATACGATTTGGATTAGTCCCATTGTAGAAAATATAAAATATGATGTCCGATACAATTCCCAGGATGCCCATCCAGATCAGCCTTTTTATGGATACCACGGATACTGGGGAAGTGACTTCGAGAACTTGAATCCGCATTTTGGGGATATCGAAGACTTGCATGAGCTAATTGATGAAGCGGCAGCCCGCGATATGAAAATTATGGTCGATGTTGTCCTTAATCATGCCGGGTATGGATTAAAGGAAGTCGATGGTGAAATACCTGAAGCTGAACAACCTTCAGGCTATCCAACAGATGAAGAGCGATCGGTGTACAATCCTCTTCTAAGACAGGGAAGTGATGTTGGAAGTGATGAGGTGACTGGGGAACTTGCTGGTCTTCCAGATTTTATAACAGAAAATCCAGAAGTTCGTGAACAGGTAGTTGATTGGCAAAAAGACTGGATTGAAAAGTCACGAACGGAAAAGGGCAATGCGATTTCCTATTTCCGTGTCGATACGGTTAAGCATGTCGACCACACCACATGGAAAGCATTTAAGAACGCAGTGACCTCTGAAGATCCTTCTTTCAAAATGATTGGCGAAGCTTGGGGAGCAAGTCAGTATGGAGACTTTGATTTCCTGCAGACTGGGGAAATGGATTCACTGCTCGATTTTGAATTCAAGAATATAGCAATGGAATTTGTTAATGGCAATGTAGAAGATGCGAATCAACTGCTAGAAAGCAGAAACAGCGGTTTATCCAATACAGCAACACTTGGGCAATTCCTTGGCAGTCATGATGAAGATGGATTTTTATATTCTGTTGGCAAGGATGAAGGAAAGTTAAAGGCAGCAGCCACGCTGCAGCTCACGGCAAAGGGTCAGCCAGTAATCTATTATGGTGAAGAGCTTGGCTTGAGCGGGGCTAATAACTACCCAATTCAGGATAACCGGTACAACATGGACTTTGAACTTGCCAAAGATAATGCCATCTTAGCGCATTATGAAAAGGTATTGGATTTCCGGGAAGAATTTTCTGAGACGCTTTCCCGTGGTTCACGAGATGATATTGCAGGATCGGATGCTGAGCAATTTCTGCTGGTTGAACGGACGCATAAGGAAGATTCCGTTTATGTAGGCTTGAATGTCTCAAGCGATGAAAAAGAAGTAACATTAGCCGTCGACTCCAAAGAAACCGTTTTGACGGACCATTACTCGGGCAACGTGTATCGAGCAGATAGTGATCAAACGATAACTATCACGCTTCCATCACTGGCTGCCGGCGGAACTGCGTTGCTGACTGCAGCAAATGGGACAATAATTGGGGGAGGAAATCAAGAGGGTGAAGAAATCCCAGAGGACACACTTAGGGTTCATTATGAACGACCAGACAATGATTTTACAGGACTTGGACTATGGTTCTGGGGGGATGTGGAAACCCCATCGGAACAAAAAGGGAGCTGGCCTAATGGAGCTTCACCATTTACGGATAATCCTCTAACCGATTATGGTGCCTATGTCGATATCAAGCTAACAGAAGCTGCAAAGACAGTCGGGATGCTTATAAATAATTCTAATGGTTCCAATGTGACACCGGATATTTCTGTTGATATCCTCTCACCTGAAATGAATGAGATCTGGCTATCCGAAGACGGACACGTATCGCTATATGAACCAGCTGACCTCGATCCGAATAAACTGCGGATTAATTATTTAAGTGAGGACGGAGTCTATGAACCATGGGGAGTATGGACATGGGGGGATGTAGCGGAGCCTAGCGCAAACTGGCCAATGGGTGCCCATGCGTTTTCAAATAAGCAAGTAGGAAAATATGGTGGCTATGTGGATGTTGATCTCGCTGGACATGCCGAAGAAATCGGATTTCTGCTGGTGGAGAGAAAAGGCGGTGGCAATCAAACTGGAAATATGTCCTTCTCCGAGTTTGAAACACATAACCAAATTTTCCTAAAAGAGGGAGATGAAACGGTCTATACGAATCCGTATTATGTTTTTGAAGAAGGAATCAAATATGGCGAACTGGTTGCACTCGACCAAATTGACCTGACTTTTACATCAACAGCTGATTTCTCTGAGCAGGAACTTTGCGAAGGGATTGATTTGAAGGACAAAGACGGCAATGAAGTGAAAATAAGCTCAGTTACAAAGAATGAAGATGCCAAGACCGTTCATTTGAAAGGCTCTTTTGATGTGGAACTTGCACCGTATCTTGCAACTTTTATGAATCAGTCGGTACAGGTGAATAAGAGCTATAAGCTTACCGATGAGCTGTTCCGTTATGATGGTGATGACCTGGGAGCAACTTTGAACAAAAACAAATCCGCGACGTTAAAGGTTTGGTCGCCAAGTGCGGATAATGTTTCGGTCATTTTATACGATAAAAAAGATCAGGATAAAGTTGTTGGCGCACCTATTCCAATGTCGAAAGATGATCGTGGAGTCTGGGAGGTTACACTGAATAAAGGCAATACCGGTGTTCCTAATCTTACAGGATATTATTATCATTATGAAATTGAGCGGGATGGGAAAAAAGTGCTCGCCCTGGATCCCTATGCAAAATCAATGGCAACATGGAATGTAGATGTAGCAGATGAAATTCCAGTTGGAAAAGCAGCCATTGTCGATCCATCGAAAATTGGTCCGACACTCCGTTACGCGGATATTGAAGGATTTGAAGAACGGGAGGATGCTATCATTTATGAGGCGCATGTCCGTGACTTTACATCAGATCCAAGTATTGCAGATGACTTGAAATCCGACTTTGGAACGTTCGCGGCATTCATTGAGAAGTTAGATTATCTGGAAGAATTAGGGGTTACCCATATTCAGCTGCTTCCGGTAATGAACTATTACAATGTAAATGAATTTGATCGTGAACGACTGATCGATTATTCATCCAGTGACAACAATTATAACTGGGGTTATGACCCGCATAGTTATTTTTCATTAACAGGCATGTATTCGGAAGATCCGGATGACGCCGAGGAGCGGATAAAGGAATTTAAATTCTTAATTAAAGAAATCCATAAGCGTGATATGGGTGTCGTCCTTGATGTCGTATACAACCATACAGCGAAAGTGGATATTTTTGAAAATCTGGAGCCAAATTACTATCATTTCATGGATGCAGACGGTACACCAAGGGAGAGTTTTGGCGGTGGGCGTCTAGGTACGACACATGGAATGGCAAGAAAAGTTCTTGTTGACTCGATCACATACTGGGTCGATGAGTTTAAAGTAGATGGATTCCGCTTTGACATGATGGGAGACCATGATGCTGAAACGATTCAAATCGCGTATGACAAAGCAAAAGAACTGAATCCAAACATCATCATGGTTGGAGAAGGGTGGCGAACGTATGCAGGCGATGAAAATGGCGGAGATGTGATGCCGGCAGATCAGGACTGGATGCAGCATACGGATAGCGTTGCATCATTTTCCGATGAGATAAGAAATGAACTGAAGTCTGGTTTCGGTTCGGAAGGAGAACCTCGTTTTCTAACTGGTGGAGCAAGGAATATTGAGCAGATTTTCGATAATGTTACAGCTAATCCGCATAATTTCCTGGCAGATGATCCTGGCGATGTCTTATCTTATATTGCAGCACATGACAACTTGACCCTTCATGACGTTATCGCACAGTCGATAAAGAAGGATCCGAAAGTCCATGAAGAAGAAATTCATAAACGCATTCGTCTCGGGAATACAATTGTGTTGACATCACAGGGAACAGCCTTCCTGCATTCCGGTCAGGAATATGGGCGTACGAAACAATTCAGGCACGAGGATTACAAGGAGCCTGTAGCTAATCCGCCATACAAATCAACGTTCATGGCCGATTTAGAGGGTAATCCATTTGAGTATCCATATTTTATCCATGACTCTTATGATTCAACCGATGCAGTGAATAAGTTTGATTGGGAAAAGGCAACAAATGCAAAAGACTATCCCGTTCAAACAGAGACAAAAGACTATACAGAGGGACTCATTGAACTGCGTCGTTCCACCGATGCATTTACATTGGATACAAGGGAAGAAGTGAATACTAACGTTACTCTAATTGAAGCTCCAGAAATACAGGAGCAGGATTTGATTATTGGCTATCGTGCCGAAGCTCCTCAGGGAGATGAAGCATACTATGTATTCATCAATGCTGACGATAAAGAACGTACACTGACGCTTACTGACTATAACTTAAGCGATGGAAAAATAATAGTGGACAGTGATGAATCAGGGATTAAAGAGGTGAGGGACCCATCTGGATTTGAATTGACTCAAGAGGGGATTACGATCGATGCTTTAACTACGGTGATTGTGAAAGAAGGCGGAAAGAAAAAACCCGGAAAGGGGAAAAAACGGTAA
- a CDS encoding copper resistance CopC family protein: protein MKRIFTAAVAALLTMFISTNVFAHSHLGGSKPADGDVVTEPLNEIVLEFDGQIEEGSFIDLTTTEGQAVEIQEFIIGDGTLTGTLAEPLANDEYLANWSIISADGHPLEGEFSFTVNAAVPDSVEEEAEEPGETETVEDEKTTESAEQSTEEETSASASEVEEDPSSMTVTLIVLLVVIAAVGFFLLSKRKK from the coding sequence TTGAAACGTATATTTACCGCAGCAGTAGCAGCCTTACTAACAATGTTTATTTCTACTAATGTATTTGCTCATTCGCATTTAGGTGGATCAAAGCCAGCAGATGGTGACGTTGTAACGGAGCCATTAAATGAAATTGTTCTAGAATTTGACGGTCAAATTGAAGAAGGCAGCTTTATAGACTTAACAACAACTGAGGGACAAGCTGTTGAAATACAAGAATTTATTATTGGGGATGGCACATTAACAGGTACTTTAGCTGAACCACTTGCAAATGATGAATACCTAGCAAATTGGAGTATTATTAGTGCGGACGGTCACCCATTAGAAGGTGAATTCTCATTTACAGTCAATGCAGCAGTTCCTGACTCTGTGGAAGAAGAAGCTGAAGAACCAGGAGAAACAGAAACGGTTGAGGATGAAAAAACAACAGAATCAGCTGAGCAATCAACTGAAGAAGAAACATCAGCTTCAGCGAGTGAAGTGGAGGAAGATCCATCCTCTATGACAGTCACTCTAATTGTTCTATTAGTTGTCATTGCAGCAGTTGGTTTCTTCTTACTTTCTAAAAGAAAGAAATAA
- a CDS encoding sensor histidine kinase yields the protein MKYKQIKWLILFLPTITIAIWEYIRHELLLSYISMEMGNFLSPILVFIVTLVFLRHLFSILERIQEELRLEKTRKAALIEREKLARELHDGIAQSLFLLSVKMNKFGRKNHLEHDADFQRIKQTLQHVHEDTRQAITNLKYLPHEDTFSWTETIYQYVTELKNHHLMDVQLDWGIRENTLSSKEKVELFACIKEAVVNVIKHAKTNRVWIFSEEIDNGWICQVKDQGIGFLNETLQSSKGYGLQIIKDRARDMEWEFSIKKADNENIIELKKESK from the coding sequence TTGAAGTATAAACAAATCAAATGGCTCATCTTATTTCTCCCAACGATTACGATCGCCATATGGGAATATATTCGGCATGAACTTCTCCTTTCATATATTTCAATGGAGATGGGGAATTTCCTTTCTCCGATACTTGTCTTTATCGTTACACTCGTATTTTTGCGGCACTTATTTTCAATCTTAGAAAGAATCCAAGAAGAGCTGAGGCTGGAAAAGACTAGGAAAGCTGCACTTATAGAGAGAGAAAAGTTAGCAAGGGAACTCCATGACGGAATCGCCCAATCTTTATTTCTATTATCCGTAAAAATGAATAAGTTCGGAAGGAAGAATCATCTCGAGCATGATGCGGATTTTCAAAGAATTAAGCAAACATTACAGCATGTTCACGAAGATACTCGTCAAGCTATTACAAACTTAAAATACTTACCCCATGAAGATACATTTAGCTGGACGGAAACGATCTATCAGTATGTAACAGAGCTTAAGAATCATCATTTAATGGATGTTCAGTTAGATTGGGGAATCAGGGAGAACACGTTATCGTCGAAAGAGAAAGTAGAGTTATTTGCCTGTATAAAAGAAGCGGTTGTGAATGTCATTAAACATGCAAAGACAAATCGAGTATGGATTTTTTCAGAGGAAATAGATAATGGATGGATTTGCCAAGTTAAGGATCAAGGAATAGGATTCTTAAATGAAACACTCCAATCGAGCAAAGGCTATGGACTGCAAATCATTAAAGATAGAGCCAGAGATATGGAATGGGAATTTTCCATAAAGAAAGCAGATAATGAAAACATTATTGAATTAAAGAAGGAGAGCAAGTAG